CCTAACGCGCTTACTGCATCAATAGCTTCAGTAGATGTAAATTGTAACGGAGGAACTACAGGATCTGCAACTGCAACTGTAACTGGAGGAACTGGTTTATACACTTATTCATGGGCTCCTTCTGGAGGAACTGCTGCAACAGCAACAGGACTTAGCGCAGGAACTTATATAGTAACAGTAACAGATGCTAATAGTTGTACAACAACTCAAAGCGTTACTATAACTCAACCAACTGCATTAGTTGCTTCTATTGGAAGTAAAACAGATGTTACTTGCAACGGACTTAGCAATGGATCAGCCACTGTAAATGCAACTGGAGGAACAGGAACTTACACCTATTCATGGTCACCTACTGGTGGAACTGCTGCAACTGCAACTGGACTTAGTGCGGGAACTTATATTGCAACAGTAACAGATGCAAACAATTGTACTGCAACACAAAGTTTTACAATCACAGAACCAACTCCATTAACAGCGTCAGCAACAAGTAAAACAGATGTTACTTGTAATGGACTTAACAATGGATCAGCAACTGTAACTGCAGCTGGTGGAACAGGCTTATATACTTATGCTTGGGCACCATCTGGCGGAACTGCTGCAACTGCAACAGGACTTAGTCCGGGAACTTATATAGTAACAGTAACAGATGCAAACAGTTGTGTAGCAACACAAAGTTTTACAATTGCACAACCAGCTGTATTAACAGCTTCAGCATTAGGTCAAACAGATGTTTCTTGTAATGGAGGAGCTACAGGATCTGCAACCGTAACTGCTGCTGGTGGATCAGGAACTTATACATACGCCTGGTTACCTTCTGGTGGAACTGCTGCAACTGCAACAGGACTTAGCGCAGGAACTTATACAGTAACTGTAACAGATACAAACAATTGTACAGCAATACAAAGTTTTACAATCACGGAACCTAATGCAATTACTGCAACAATTGCTCCAACAAATGTAAATTGTCATGGAGGAGCTACGGGATCTGCAACTGCAACAGCAATTGGAGGAACTGGTATCTATACTTATGCATGGTCACCTTCTGGTGGAAATGCTGCAACAGCAACAGGACTTGTTGCAGGAACTTATACAGTAACTGTAACAGATGCTAATAGCTGTTTTACAACTCAAAGCGTTACGATAACTGAACCAAGTTTAGTAGTTGCTTCTATTACAGTTGACGCAAATGTTTCTTGTAGTGGAGCAAGTAATGGATCTGCGACTGCAACTGCAACTGGCGGAACTGGTACTTATACATATGTATGGTTACCTTCTGGTGGAACTGCTGCAACTGCAACAGGACTTAGTGCAGGAAATTATACTGTAACAGTAACAGATTCAAATGGATGTAGTGCAACTCAAAGTGTTGCAATCACTGAACCAGCTGTCTTAACTGCAACAACTACACAAGTAAATGTAAGTTGTCTTGGAGCAACTGATGGATCTGCAACTGTAACTGCAACCGGAGGAACTGGCATATATACTTACGCATGGTTACCTTCTGGTGGAACTGCTGCAACTGCAACAGGGCTTAGCGCAGGAAATTATACTGTAACTATTACTGATGCAAACGGATGTTCAGTGACAAAAGCACTAAGCATAATAACAATTCCTGATGTAACAGCTCCGGTACCTAATTTGGCAACATTGCCTACGATTAATGCTAGTTGTTCAATTACAGCAGCTCAGATTCCTGTTCCAACAGCAACTGACAACTGTGCGGGAATAATCAATGCAACAACAACCAATCCTTTAAACTATTCGGCTGTTGGTACTTATGTAATTACATGGAGTTATAATGATGGACACGGAAATATTTCAACTCAAAATCAAACAGTAAATGTAACAGCATCACCATTAGATCTGGTAACATTTATCGATACTGAGTTTACTTATAACGGAAGTCTTAATACTATACAAGTAGGTAATCTTCCTGTAGGAGCAACAGTAACTTATGCAATAACTCCAGCATCAGGAACACCAAATGGAGCTATCAATGCAGGTGATTACAGCATAACAGCTACAGTAACACCATCTGCAAGCACGCCAAATTGTACTCCAGTAACTCTAACTGCGCAGCTTACAATTAAAAAAGCAGCACAACAGATTACTTTTGCAGCCTTGCCAGTTAAAATTCTTGGAGCAATTAATACCTTCAATTTAGCCGCAATTGCAAATTCAGGATTGGCAATACGCTACTCATTTACCTCTACTACTGCCCTGCCGGCTGCAAATGTTTCCGCAACTACAGGTTTAGTAAGTATGTTAAGAGCGGGTTCAATATTAATTACGGCGCATCAGGATGGTAATAGTAATTACTTACCGGCTGCAGATGTTTCTCAACTTCTTGTTATCAAGAACAATGACGTATCAATTGCAAAAATTACTATTGGAAGCCAAACATTCCTGACTCCTGGTAATAATATCAAATATGTAATGGTATGTGATGAAAACAATCCAAGTGTTTCTATTGTAAATGAAACAAATGCTGTGATTACTCCATCTGCTAACTTTAATATTACTACTCCAAAACCTGGAATTTATACACAAAACGTAACAGTAACTTCTGAAGATGGAACTGTAAGTAACACTTATACGATAACTGTAGAAAAACCATTTGGATTCTTTGATATCGTTCGTCAAAAATTCAATAACGTACTTCTTGTAAATAACAATCCTTTAACTAATGGAGGTTACGAATTTGTATCTTACGAATGGTTTAAAAACGGTCAGCTAATTGGAACAGGTCAATATTATACAGCAGGAAATGCTTTAGGAACAACATTAGATCCTACAGCAGATTACAGTGTAAAAATGACTACAAAAGATGGAAAAGTACTTCAAACTTGCAAAAGCAAAATTTCACTATCGAAATCAGCAGATGCTAAACTTTATCCAAATCCAATTCAAAGTGGAAAAACAATTACTGTTGAAGCAGATTTCTCTACAGAAGAATTAGCAAACATGCAAATTAGTCTGTATTCTGTATCAGGTCAATTGATCAAAACGGTTAAATCATCTTCAATACAAACTGAGATAGAATTACCTCAGGCAGAAGCAAGTATGTATATTGTAGTTGTTGAAACTGGTAATATCAAGAAAACACTAAAAGTAATTGTAAATAAATAAAATCTGGCAGTGCTATTCATTCAATAGCACTGCCATAAAAAACAATTAAAGATGAAAAAATATATAAACTATATAACATCAACGTTGATGATTACGGTACTTTTAGGAACATGTCTAAAAAGTAATGCTCAGGATAAAAAACAAGAATTATCAATTTCTGTCGCAGGTCCGTTTTCATTTCTGAAATATCCCAGCGCCGGAGAAGTAGTTCCTGGAAACGGAATCAGTGCCGGACTTCGCTATTCGTATTATTTAAACGAAGGCATAAGTATTGGTGTTGGTGCAGAATATCAAACGTATAGATCTGATGTAAAATTCGCGTATCTTGCAGGGCAATATACAACCATTGATGCCGAAAATGAATCATTTCAATTCAGATACAAAGCAACTCAATTAAGAGAAAAGCAAAATTTAGGATATGTAAATGTTCCAATTACGATTCAATATGAGAATCCGGGAACAACAAAATTTTATATAGCTGCCGGTTTTAAAGTAGGATTTGCAGTAAGCGGAAACTATGAAACAAAAATAGACAATCTTACTACAAGCGGTTATTATCCACAATACAATGTTGAATTGTTTGGTCCGGCATTTGCAGGATTTGCAAGTACAGATGATATCAAAGTAAGCAAACAAGATGTAACTACGAAAACCTCATATTCAGCTACGTTTGAAACAGGTTTAAAACAAAAAGTAGGAGACAGAAGTTCCGTTTACATCGGACTATATCTGGACTATGGATTAAATGACATAATAGATAAAAACAACAAAAATCTAGTAGAATATAATCCTGCAATACCAGTACAGCTGCACTACAACAGTACACTTGATACACAATTCACAAATAATATCAGATTGGTTTCATACGGGCTTAAATTGAGATATGCCTTGAGATAAGTTTTTACAATTTAGATAATCTTTCCTTAAAAGGGAAAAATTAAAAGCCGATTTTCTTAATGAAAATCGGCTTTTTGTGTTTATACATAATCCTCCCAAATTTGTACCGTCAGGTACTAAATATTGGTAGAAAAAACATGAATTGAAATGAATTTAGCGTGCCGTAGGTACGCAACAATATGATAACAGTTGCGTACCTACGGCACGCCAACGAACATTGAACGTATAATTATTACCAACATTTTGTACCTAAAGGCACATCTTTTTTTAACGCAAAGTTTAAAACACAAAGTTCGCAAAGCTTTATCGATTATAGCTTTGCGAACTTTGTGTTTATTAACTACAATCCAAGAAAAAGACCTTCGCGCACTTTGCGGTAAAAAAATAAACCTTAGCGAACTTTGCGTTTTCTACTTTGCTTTCTTTGCGGTAAAAAAACACATTTCCTGTTTCTCAAAAAAATCACTTCCTATTTCTCAACCAATTCTCAACAGGTTCCAAAACAGTATTCACAGTAACAACCAAAAATGTACAAATCAAAGCCTCAACAAAATACCCAGAAGCAGCAATACAGCCAATAGCAGCGCTGCACCATATTGTGGCCGCCGAATTTAATCCGTGTACATTAGCACCTTCCCTAAAAATAACTCCCGCACCCAAAAATCCAACACCCATAACAACTTGAGCCGTAATACGGGTTACGTCAATATTTGGTGCCGTTCCAGCCACTTTTATAGACAACAAAACAAAAGCGGCCGCACCGGTTGCAACCAGCATATTTGTTTTTAAACCAGTTTCTTTATGATGCCATTGACGCTCAAAACCAATAATTAATCCAGCGAACAAAGCAATTACAAGTCGGGTTAAAAATTCAGTAGTACTCAATATAATGTGATTTTATAAGGTTAAAAATAAAAATTTCTAAAGCAGATTTTTAGCTTTCTACTTCAACAGTTTGATTTTCTAATATGTTTTTTAATTGAGGAGCAAATTCCAATCCCCATTTATCAATAGCAGAAATCAAAGGCATTAACGATTCGCCCTCTTCCGTAAGAAAATATTCTACACGTAACGGAACTTCATAATAAACAGTTTTTCCTAAAAGTCCATGAAATTCCAATTCCTTAAGCTGGTTTTGCAATACACGTTTCGTAATCCCCGTAATCGCATTAACCAAATCCTTAGGACGTTTTATACCTTTTGAAATTTCATCCAACAAACAAAATTTCCATTTAGAACCAAACACTTCCATAGCTACAGTAAGACCACAGTTATAATCAATTGGTATTTTTCGCTGATACATAAAATATTCATTTAGTACTACAAAAATAGAAAACAAATATTGTTTTTATAAGAAAAATGAATAGGGATTAATTTATCACTATGGGATTAATTCGCCCCTTATTGTAGTATTTATCAATGTGTTTGATCTTTGCAATAGAAAATTTAAAAGTAAAAAAATGAAAACACTTGTAATTATAATTCATCCCAATCTCGAAACATCCATTATAAACAAAAGATGGATCGAAGAATTAAGTAAATATCCAGATCAATATACCTTACATGATTTGTACAGTTTATATCCAGACGAAAAAATCGACATTAAAAAAGAACAGCAATTAGTAGAAAATCACGACAAGATTATATTTCAGTTCCCATTTTACTGGTTCAATTGTCCGCCTTTATTCAAAAAATGGTTAGATGAAGTTGTAATTTCCGGATGGGCTTACGGAAAAACCAGCAGTTATAAGTTAGCCAATAAAAAAATTGCCTTAAGTATTTCAGCAGGAATTAATAAAGAAGATTACAGTCCAAGCGGAAGATATAAATACACACTAGAACAATTAACAGCACCATTTGAAGTTTCTTTCAATTACATCAAAGCCGATTATAAACCCTTATTTGCTTTTTACGGAGCTGAACATGAAGTAACCAAAGAACAACTAGAAAATAATACAAAAGAATACATTTCATTTCTGGAAGCTTTGTAAAACATCGCGATAACACAATCTTGTCATTCTGAGGAACGAAGAATCCCCACAAGTAACTCGACACAGATTAGCGACAATACAACCACAATCTTGTCATTGCGAGGAACGAAGCAACCTCACTAACATTAAGACACGAAATTTGATTTAGCAAATGTGATTGCTTCGTTCCTCGAAATGACAAAAAAAAAGAAAAACCTCTAAAATCAATACTTTAGAGGTTTTTATATAAAGAAAAAAAATCAAAAAAATAAAAGTGCACGACAATTTGCATCTAACATCTTGCCTCTTGCTTCTAAAATCTTCCTTCTAACATCTAACAAGAAACAATTCACAAAAGAAGCTAATCCAGATCAAAAATTTTCCCCAAATGCTCTTCCATGATAAAATAAGGATCATTAGTTTGAGTCACAGATCGCATATGAATTAAACTCGTTTTGCTCATCATTCTAAGCATTTGTCGGCGTTCGCATTTTACAATCTTGCCATTTTCTTCACGTTGTCCCGCAACAAAAGCACTTCGACCATGCGCGCACAAATGATTATTTACAAAGATTACATCACCTGAATTTGGCACATATTCACTATTTATAAGTTCCTTAGCCTCATTCCAAAATTCAGTTAAATTATAAAGAGCTTCCGGAGTTTGTCCCGCATTTTCATTGAATATTTGTTCGGCGGCATCAAAACGAATAAAAGGAAGTTGTCTGTTTCCGTATAAAACCGAAGCCGTAGGACCAGGAATTGCCTGATCATCATCATAATTAGCATCTTTTGGACACTGATAAATTGGATCAAATAATTTTTCCATAGTCTCATTAACTTCACCGTGAGAACGAATCGAATATAAAGTTGAAGGAACCCTTTCCTCATTTCTTAGATAAAGAAAACTCAAAAAGTCAGCCTGATTGCTCAAAAAAGCATCTTCGGTATGAACATATAAATCCGTTTTAGAACCAGATCCGGTTTGAGTTGCAGCCATTTTTTCATCCGGAATCACAGCATGCAAAAGCCCTCCACCCTTTCTTTGCGCATAATATTGCACCGGTTTAGAAGGAACTGCGCCATGAAGAAGCGAACATATAAAACCGTATTTATTCAGTTTTGCATAATCTGCACCTTGCCAGTTTGGAGGCGTTGGTCCTAAATCTTCCTGATCGACTTCCAGAAGGCCCTGAAAAACAATTGCCCCATATTGATTAGCCGAAAAATCAGAACCAAACTGACTTAAAATTCTGCTAATGCGTTCCGGAAGCAATTGAAAAGCGTGAAGATGAAGCGCAGCAATATAATCGGGGGTTTCATAATGATCAAAAGCTTTCACTAAAAGATTGCCAACATTCGACAAAATATTCCTTTCCTGAGGCGTAACTACTACTATTAATGGCTTTGTAGGAATTTCAAAACTTAAATTTGTTTTTGCAGGCCTTTCCTCTGCAATAATTGATTGTGATTTCATTTTTTCAATTCATTTATAGTTATTAAAAGATGTGGGGGATAAAATTTACAATTACTTAATATTCAATTAAATAAAAATTAAACATTAGATACATATGTTTTAATATGTACGGACATTCGTATAAAATTTTTAGCATTTATTTTTTTTATAAAGATTAATTTATACATTTGCCAAACACTATTCTTATTTATTCTAAATAATAATTACTTACAAATATATTTTTATTTAATCAAAACAAAAAGAATTTTCTTAAAAAAATTTCGAAAATGTATGAAAATTAAGTACAATGCCAGTAAAATCAAGCAATCAGAAACTTCTGATAAACTAAAAAAAGTTTCAAGGAATATTCGCAATAGAAGAAGCGTCTTTGCCAATGAGTTTATCAAAAAAGAAATACCTGATAAATTGCTTGAAGAAATTCTTATCAATGCCACTTGGGCTCCAAATCATAAAATGACAGAGCCTTGGAGATTTATTGTTTTTAAAGGAAAATATCTAAAAGAATATGGCGAATACATGGCAAAGTATTACACCAATTTCTATAGCGAATTGTCTCCTGAAGATCAAAAAGAAAAGCTTCGTTATCTCGCCAATTATCCACTAAATGCGGCTTGTCTTATTGGCGTAATTATGGTTCGAAATACCAAAATTAATTTACCGGAATGGGAAGAAATTGCAGCAGTTTCCTCGGCTGTGCAAAATATAGCGCTTACCTGTACTGCCCATAAAATAGGCAACTATTGGAGTACCAAAGGAGTTGCTATCGATTATGTTGCACAGTTTGATCTTGCTGAAAACGAAAAATCATTAGGACTTCTCTACTTGGGTTATCATCCTGAGGATTTAAAATCTTCTAAAAAGAAGCGAACTCACCTATCCAAAAAAGTCATTTATCTAGAATAACAATAACTAAACCCCTTAAACAACTATTTATGAATACCACACTAATCAACGAAAAACTACCTACAGACAAAGCGCTCCTGCCAGAACAGGAACTTTACAAAGACATATTTCATCAAAATTCAGGTCAGGAATATGAAAATGCTGTAAAATTAGCGCAGGAACGTGTTTCTAATTTTCTAAAAAACACAAAAAAACCTTTTACGGGAATCAGACCGGCAGAGATGAAAACCAAAGTTGAAGCAATAGATTTAGCTTCGCCTCTACCCGATTATCAAAGTCTCCTTGACGAAGTCGACGAAATTTATGTAAATCATGCAACAGCTTATCACCTTCCTGAATATATCGCGCACTTAAATTGTCCGGTTGTAATTCCGGCTTTGGCGGCAGAAGTTTTGATAAGCGCTATAAATTCTTCGCAAGATACTTATGATCAAAGTGCTGGCGGAACTTTTATGGAACGTAAACTTATCGACTGGACAAGCGAACAAATTGGCTACGAAAACGGCGATGGTATTTTTACTGCCGGAGGTTCTCAAAGTAATTTAATGGGATTGCTTTTGGCGAGAGATTATTATTCCTTAGAATACCAAAAATGGAATATCAAATTGGATGGTCTTCCTCCTGATGCTTCAAAATTCAGAGTTTTTGTTTCGGATAAAGCCCATTTCAGCAATCACAAAAATGCGTGGATTTTAGGTCTTGGAGAACAAGCAATCGTTCATGTTGGTGTCGATCAAAGATACCGTATGGATCCTGAAAAACTGGAAAAAGCTATAGCTAAAGAAATCGAAAAAGGTAATATTCCAATCGCGATTACAGCAACTGCAGGAACTACAGATTTTGGAAACGTAGATCCCCTAAAAGCAATTGCAGAAATTGCCAATCGCAACAATTTATGGCTTCATGTTGATGCAGCTTACGGTTGCGGATTACTTCTAACAGAAAAACACAGACATCTTTTAAACGGAATTGAACTGGCAGATTCTGTAACAATCGATTATCATAAATCATTTTTTCAGCCAATAAGCAGCAGTGCTTTTATCGTAAAAAATAAACTTCACCTGAATATAATCAAACATCACGCTGATTATTTAAATCCAAAAGAACAAAACTACGACGCACTTCCGGCACAAATCAATAAATCGATTATACAAAGTACACGACGTTTTGATGCCTTGAAACTCTGGTTTACACTTCGTTATTTGGGCAAAGAAAAGCTAGGTCAATTTACTGATACAATTATCGAAACAACCCAAAAAACAGCTGCTTATATAGAATCTGATAAAAACTTTGAATTGTTATGTCACTCAGATATGGGTGTTTTAGTATTCAGATATCTTGACGGTCCAGCCGAATCTAACTCTTGTGAAGTCAATCAATACATCAAAGAAAAACTCTTTTTTAGCGGAGAAGTCTTAGTTGCAAGTACCAAAGTAAACGGAGAATTCTATTTGAAATTCACCATTTTCAATCCAATTACAACCCTAAACGACATTAAAAACATTCTTAACCTCATAAAACAAAATGGAAATGAATACCACAGACTTAACTAATTTTCATCAATTGGCAGAACAGGTAAATTTTAAATCCCTGCTCAATTGTTATTGCAGAGAATTCAGTAATTGGAGTCGCTACGAAGGCATTCCTAAATACGACCAAACGCTGGCTGATTTCATGCAAACGATTAATCACAGTACGTTTTTTAGATTTGATTTTACAACGATTGGTCAGGAAGTTTTTGCTCCGCTGACTTATTTTTCTGAAAGTGGCGTTCATTCTTTTGGTTTTCCAATTGTGTCGCGCAA
This genomic window from Flavobacterium sp. 9 contains:
- a CDS encoding MgtC/SapB family protein — translated: MSTTEFLTRLVIALFAGLIIGFERQWHHKETGLKTNMLVATGAAAFVLLSIKVAGTAPNIDVTRITAQVVMGVGFLGAGVIFREGANVHGLNSAATIWCSAAIGCIAASGYFVEALICTFLVVTVNTVLEPVENWLRNRK
- a CDS encoding nitroreductase; protein product: MKIKYNASKIKQSETSDKLKKVSRNIRNRRSVFANEFIKKEIPDKLLEEILINATWAPNHKMTEPWRFIVFKGKYLKEYGEYMAKYYTNFYSELSPEDQKEKLRYLANYPLNAACLIGVIMVRNTKINLPEWEEIAAVSSAVQNIALTCTAHKIGNYWSTKGVAIDYVAQFDLAENEKSLGLLYLGYHPEDLKSSKKKRTHLSKKVIYLE
- a CDS encoding aspartate aminotransferase family protein, which gives rise to MNTTLINEKLPTDKALLPEQELYKDIFHQNSGQEYENAVKLAQERVSNFLKNTKKPFTGIRPAEMKTKVEAIDLASPLPDYQSLLDEVDEIYVNHATAYHLPEYIAHLNCPVVIPALAAEVLISAINSSQDTYDQSAGGTFMERKLIDWTSEQIGYENGDGIFTAGGSQSNLMGLLLARDYYSLEYQKWNIKLDGLPPDASKFRVFVSDKAHFSNHKNAWILGLGEQAIVHVGVDQRYRMDPEKLEKAIAKEIEKGNIPIAITATAGTTDFGNVDPLKAIAEIANRNNLWLHVDAAYGCGLLLTEKHRHLLNGIELADSVTIDYHKSFFQPISSSAFIVKNKLHLNIIKHHADYLNPKEQNYDALPAQINKSIIQSTRRFDALKLWFTLRYLGKEKLGQFTDTIIETTQKTAAYIESDKNFELLCHSDMGVLVFRYLDGPAESNSCEVNQYIKEKLFFSGEVLVASTKVNGEFYLKFTIFNPITTLNDIKNILNLIKQNGNEYHRLN
- a CDS encoding outer membrane beta-barrel protein — protein: MKKYINYITSTLMITVLLGTCLKSNAQDKKQELSISVAGPFSFLKYPSAGEVVPGNGISAGLRYSYYLNEGISIGVGAEYQTYRSDVKFAYLAGQYTTIDAENESFQFRYKATQLREKQNLGYVNVPITIQYENPGTTKFYIAAGFKVGFAVSGNYETKIDNLTTSGYYPQYNVELFGPAFAGFASTDDIKVSKQDVTTKTSYSATFETGLKQKVGDRSSVYIGLYLDYGLNDIIDKNNKNLVEYNPAIPVQLHYNSTLDTQFTNNIRLVSYGLKLRYALR
- a CDS encoding taurine catabolism dioxygenase TauD; the encoded protein is MKSQSIIAEERPAKTNLSFEIPTKPLIVVVTPQERNILSNVGNLLVKAFDHYETPDYIAALHLHAFQLLPERISRILSQFGSDFSANQYGAIVFQGLLEVDQEDLGPTPPNWQGADYAKLNKYGFICSLLHGAVPSKPVQYYAQRKGGGLLHAVIPDEKMAATQTGSGSKTDLYVHTEDAFLSNQADFLSFLYLRNEERVPSTLYSIRSHGEVNETMEKLFDPIYQCPKDANYDDDQAIPGPTASVLYGNRQLPFIRFDAAEQIFNENAGQTPEALYNLTEFWNEAKELINSEYVPNSGDVIFVNNHLCAHGRSAFVAGQREENGKIVKCERRQMLRMMSKTSLIHMRSVTQTNDPYFIMEEHLGKIFDLD
- a CDS encoding NAD(P)H-dependent oxidoreductase; the protein is MKTLVIIIHPNLETSIINKRWIEELSKYPDQYTLHDLYSLYPDEKIDIKKEQQLVENHDKIIFQFPFYWFNCPPLFKKWLDEVVISGWAYGKTSSYKLANKKIALSISAGINKEDYSPSGRYKYTLEQLTAPFEVSFNYIKADYKPLFAFYGAEHEVTKEQLENNTKEYISFLEAL
- a CDS encoding helix-turn-helix domain-containing protein, producing the protein MYQRKIPIDYNCGLTVAMEVFGSKWKFCLLDEISKGIKRPKDLVNAITGITKRVLQNQLKELEFHGLLGKTVYYEVPLRVEYFLTEEGESLMPLISAIDKWGLEFAPQLKNILENQTVEVES